Proteins from a single region of Thermococcus alcaliphilus:
- a CDS encoding SPL family radical SAM protein, giving the protein MYIRPFDPWKSKLCTCPFKYTLNIYTGCDHACVYCYITSYIPKAFKVRIKENLLPNLERELRKFNRKFIVALSYSSDPYPTIDKELRITRKVLELFKRYDIPCLILTKSNLFERDLDILRTLKCAVGITVTTVDEEKAKLLEPNAPLPRERIKALKKVKKEGIPVYARIDPIIPFYTWEDFDETLDSLSFVSHITVSTLKLRADSWKRMEAKFPELMKKLAPLYKKGERIGGYYYLPKDIRFKILEEARKKIEARGITFGSCREGYYSYPSCDGSHLVLQLLHGEIY; this is encoded by the coding sequence ATGTACATAAGGCCCTTCGATCCTTGGAAGTCAAAGCTCTGCACATGCCCCTTTAAGTATACCCTCAACATTTACACGGGCTGTGATCATGCATGTGTTTACTGCTACATAACCTCCTACATTCCTAAGGCCTTTAAAGTGAGGATAAAAGAAAACCTTCTCCCGAACCTAGAAAGGGAACTCCGAAAATTTAACAGAAAATTCATAGTGGCCCTCTCCTACTCTTCAGATCCTTATCCAACAATAGACAAGGAGTTGAGAATAACCCGAAAGGTGCTTGAACTCTTCAAGAGATACGATATTCCATGCTTAATTTTGACGAAATCTAACTTATTCGAGAGAGATTTGGACATTTTGAGAACCCTGAAGTGCGCTGTTGGAATCACAGTCACCACGGTAGATGAGGAAAAAGCGAAACTTCTAGAGCCAAACGCACCCTTGCCGAGGGAAAGAATCAAGGCATTGAAAAAAGTAAAGAAGGAAGGCATTCCTGTCTACGCTCGAATCGACCCGATAATACCTTTTTACACTTGGGAAGACTTTGATGAGACCCTTGATTCGTTGAGCTTTGTGTCCCACATAACCGTGTCAACTTTAAAACTCCGAGCGGATTCTTGGAAGAGAATGGAGGCAAAGTTCCCTGAGCTAATGAAAAAGCTCGCACCCCTTTACAAGAAAGGGGAAAGAATAGGTGGTTATTATTACCTGCCAAAAGACATAAGATTTAAGATTCTAGAGGAGGCGAGAAAAAAGATAGAAGCGAGAGGCATAACCTTCGGCTCCTGCAGAGAGGGTTATTATTCCTACCCCAGCTGCGATGGTTCTCATCTGGTATTACAGCTCCTCCACGGGGAGATCTATTGA
- a CDS encoding gamma-glutamyl-gamma-aminobutyrate hydrolase family protein, producing the protein MKPIIGIVASFDWETGALTINDTYVKRIREAGGIPVAIPPLLGITDVIEAIDGLIIPEGPDIHPRYYGDTLSDKIEWLDIQRDEFELTLIKAALEKDLPMLGIGRGAQAINVALGGSLYQDVSEIPKAIRHNWLKNGKFLVHPAAKVHEVRIKLDSLLFEILRENLNVESTSEVFIGVNSFHHQAIKKLGNNVKPVAYAEDGIIEAIEVEGRFAIGVQWLAEYLDEMEPLFRALVKKALEYKKKKLGLLGSKNNSIDLPVEEL; encoded by the coding sequence ATGAAACCAATTATTGGAATTGTGGCTTCCTTTGACTGGGAAACCGGTGCCCTTACCATAAACGACACTTATGTCAAAAGGATTAGAGAAGCCGGTGGAATACCTGTCGCAATTCCACCGCTTTTGGGAATAACAGATGTTATCGAGGCGATAGATGGGCTTATAATTCCCGAAGGCCCTGATATTCACCCAAGATACTACGGAGACACTCTCTCCGATAAAATAGAATGGCTTGATATACAGAGGGATGAATTTGAACTTACACTCATCAAAGCTGCCTTAGAGAAAGATTTGCCCATGCTGGGAATAGGCAGGGGAGCACAGGCGATAAATGTTGCTCTTGGAGGTAGCTTGTATCAAGACGTTAGCGAAATTCCAAAAGCCATAAGGCACAATTGGCTTAAAAACGGAAAATTCTTGGTACATCCTGCTGCAAAGGTTCATGAAGTGAGGATAAAGCTGGATTCTCTGCTCTTTGAAATACTTAGGGAAAACCTGAATGTTGAGTCTACGAGCGAGGTTTTTATAGGGGTTAACAGCTTCCATCACCAGGCTATTAAGAAACTTGGAAACAATGTAAAACCGGTGGCATATGCAGAAGATGGAATAATAGAAGCCATTGAAGTGGAAGGAAGGTTTGCAATAGGGGTTCAGTGGTTGGCTGAGTACCTTGACGAGATGGAACCACTTTTTAGGGCTCTTGTAAAGAAAGCTCTTGAATACAAAAAGAAAAAACTTGGTCTTCTAGGCTCTAAAAACAATTCAATAGATCTCCCCGTGGAGGAGCTGTAA
- a CDS encoding PPC domain-containing DNA-binding protein, which translates to MRFSKGRSFLFRIPEGKEFLSAVNEFAKKHNVLIGTISAIGTLKNPKIGYFEEEKGQYKVIELEGTYELVSALGNISIKDDEPFAHIHVSLGDKEGKLFGGHLIEGEVFVAEVYIQELLGEPLIRKPQENGLALWDAEEE; encoded by the coding sequence ATGAGGTTTTCAAAGGGTAGAAGCTTTCTGTTTAGAATACCTGAAGGAAAGGAGTTTTTGAGTGCTGTAAATGAATTTGCAAAAAAGCACAACGTTTTGATTGGAACTATCAGCGCAATTGGAACCCTCAAAAATCCAAAAATCGGATATTTTGAAGAGGAGAAGGGGCAATACAAGGTAATTGAACTAGAAGGAACCTACGAACTGGTATCCGCTTTGGGAAATATAAGCATAAAAGACGATGAGCCCTTTGCCCATATTCATGTGAGTCTGGGTGACAAAGAGGGAAAACTATTTGGCGGCCATTTGATTGAGGGAGAAGTTTTTGTCGCTGAAGTTTACATTCAGGAGCTCCTCGGTGAACCGTTGATAAGAAAGCCCCAAGAAAATGGGCTAGCTCTATGGGATGCTGAAGAAGAGTGA
- a CDS encoding 6-carboxytetrahydropterin synthase translates to MFKIVERKIGWHKDFDSSHFLALPYESKCLRIHGHTYNVDVEIWGELNENGMIFDFNHLSNLIKLLDHKILISEYWVTDKRDGYVVVEKNGKHLELPENEVVILNKPNVTAEYIAEWFAERIAEKAGENVKKIKVRIWEDPRSYAEVTLGV, encoded by the coding sequence ATGTTCAAAATAGTTGAGAGAAAAATCGGGTGGCACAAAGACTTTGACAGCTCCCATTTCTTAGCTTTGCCTTATGAGAGTAAATGCCTTAGAATTCACGGGCATACATATAATGTTGACGTGGAGATATGGGGAGAGCTAAACGAAAACGGTATGATATTTGACTTTAACCATTTGAGCAATCTTATAAAGCTCCTCGATCATAAAATACTCATCAGTGAATACTGGGTAACTGACAAGAGGGATGGATACGTTGTTGTGGAAAAAAACGGCAAACATTTGGAGCTTCCCGAAAATGAAGTTGTAATCCTCAACAAGCCAAACGTGACAGCCGAGTATATTGCGGAGTGGTTTGCCGAGAGGATAGCGGAAAAAGCGGGGGAGAACGTGAAGAAGATAAAGGTGAGGATTTGGGAGGATCCGAGGAGTTATGCTGAGGTTACCTTAGGGGTCTAG
- a CDS encoding Nre family DNA repair protein: protein MKLEPSLCILCRGRGWCGLAYCPVIARARATLRIRRSVSSKVIEGSTPPSVFVGRIGYPYVRIGPATPPLVGDTSVFDFPEMWINRKVEDILEYRWSLITGIKIANVKKPEDRLIEELRLLAMSSKPVDIELALKKPPRPFMTFSEQEPPQGPRSPLANMKVIGNPSIPRPVEKAHDDTDLPAFEAVVSLYESGLPVSYIQKIFSTGAFGIKKQRRLVPTRWSITAVDSMLCKKLIKEIKEYNPLNEILVFRYRVHENLFIAILYPAKWSYEWMEAWWPGSTWNPGLDNVVIEGDYEDYHGRTNYPSIGGCYYASMLATLEYLKRIKRQATAILLREIYPGFKIPVGVWFVRESVRAMFNSPPVLKTDSLDEVLEFLEKETKLGSNRWFSSSVLLRRIRFTRPIDEFLKRD from the coding sequence ATGAAGCTGGAGCCTAGTTTATGTATATTGTGCAGAGGCCGAGGATGGTGCGGCCTTGCATACTGCCCCGTAATAGCAAGAGCTCGGGCTACTTTACGAATTAGGCGCTCTGTTTCTTCAAAAGTTATTGAAGGTTCAACACCTCCATCGGTCTTTGTTGGTAGAATTGGTTATCCATACGTGAGAATAGGGCCGGCAACACCTCCCTTAGTGGGAGATACGAGTGTCTTTGATTTTCCTGAGATGTGGATTAATAGGAAAGTAGAGGATATTCTCGAATATCGCTGGAGCTTGATCACAGGGATCAAAATAGCAAACGTCAAAAAGCCAGAAGACAGACTCATCGAGGAGTTAAGACTTTTGGCCATGAGTTCCAAGCCCGTTGATATTGAACTTGCCCTTAAAAAACCACCAAGGCCTTTCATGACGTTCAGTGAGCAAGAGCCACCGCAGGGACCACGATCTCCCCTTGCAAACATGAAGGTCATTGGAAACCCCTCAATTCCAAGGCCTGTGGAGAAGGCCCATGATGATACAGATTTGCCGGCATTTGAGGCCGTTGTTAGCCTTTATGAATCTGGATTACCTGTTTCATATATACAAAAGATATTCAGCACCGGTGCATTTGGAATTAAAAAACAGAGAAGACTCGTCCCTACGAGATGGAGCATCACTGCAGTAGATAGCATGCTCTGTAAAAAGCTCATCAAGGAGATAAAAGAATACAATCCACTAAATGAGATCCTTGTGTTTAGATATCGCGTTCATGAGAATCTCTTTATTGCTATTTTATACCCAGCAAAATGGAGTTATGAATGGATGGAGGCATGGTGGCCCGGTTCCACTTGGAATCCGGGTTTGGATAATGTTGTTATCGAAGGGGACTACGAGGATTACCACGGGAGGACAAACTATCCAAGCATAGGTGGCTGCTATTACGCAAGTATGCTTGCGACCCTCGAATATCTGAAGAGAATAAAACGACAAGCCACCGCGATACTTCTTAGAGAGATTTATCCCGGCTTTAAGATACCGGTTGGTGTATGGTTTGTTAGGGAAAGCGTTAGGGCAATGTTTAATTCTCCACCTGTTTTGAAGACAGACAGCCTAGATGAAGTTTTGGAGTTTTTAGAAAAAGAAACAAAGCTTGGAAGTAATAGATGGTTCTCTTCTTCAGTGCTCTTGAGAAGAATACGATTCACTAGACCCATTGACGAGTTTTTGAAGAGAGATTGA
- the nikR gene encoding nickel-responsive transcriptional regulator NikR: protein MRIIRFGVSMPEDLLEKFDAIIEEKGYANRSEAIRDLVRDFIVRHEWEEGDKEVAGTITIVYNHDEADVVKELLDMQHDYVNEIISSLHVHMDEHNCLEVIVVKGKASRIKRIAERLISLKGVKHGKLVMTTTGRELV, encoded by the coding sequence GTGAGGATAATCCGTTTTGGTGTCTCGATGCCGGAAGATCTCCTAGAAAAGTTTGATGCCATTATAGAGGAAAAGGGATACGCTAACAGAAGTGAGGCTATTAGGGATTTGGTGAGGGATTTTATAGTTAGACACGAGTGGGAGGAAGGGGATAAGGAAGTTGCTGGAACTATAACCATTGTTTACAACCATGATGAGGCCGATGTGGTGAAAGAACTTCTTGACATGCAGCACGATTATGTGAATGAAATTATCTCAAGCCTTCACGTTCATATGGATGAGCACAATTGCCTCGAGGTCATTGTAGTTAAGGGAAAAGCCAGCAGGATAAAGAGAATAGCCGAGAGGCTAATTAGCCTGAAAGGGGTAAAGCATGGAAAGCTAGTCATGACCACTACGGGCAGAGAACTGGTATGA